Proteins from a single region of Coregonus clupeaformis isolate EN_2021a chromosome 19, ASM2061545v1, whole genome shotgun sequence:
- the LOC121531881 gene encoding aspartate aminotransferase, mitochondrial, with the protein MALLKSSKIISTVGVHPPLGVLSIRASSWWSEVQMGPPDPILGVSEAYKRDTNPKKMNLGVGAYRDDQGKPYVLSCVRKAEAQIAAKKLDKEYLAIGGLGDFTKACAKLALGDDNEVIKSGRNITVQTISGTGSLRIGANFLSRFHTGARDVYLPKPSWGNHTPIFRDAGMQLKAYTYYDPKTCGFDFQGALNDISKIPEKSVIMLHACAHNPTGVDPRLEQWKEIADLVKKRNLLVFFDMAYQGFASGDIDRDAWAVRYFIEQGHNIVLSQSFAKNMGLYGERVGGFTVVCKDAEEAKRVESQLKILIRPIYSNPPMNGARIAATILNTPDLYKEWLREVHGMANRIITMRELLVANLKKEGSTRNWKHVVDQIGMFCFTGLKPEQVERLTKEFSVYMTKDGRISMAGVTSGNVGYLAQGIHAVTK; encoded by the exons ATGGCCCTGTTGAAATCTAGCAAGATCATTTCTACCGTCGGCGTTCACCCTCCATTGGGTGTCCTCTCTATTCGTGCCAG CTCATGGTGGTCCGAGGTGCAGATGGGTCCCCCTGACCCAATCCTGGGGGTGTCGGAGGCCTACAAGCGTGACACCAACCCCAAGAAGATGAACCTGGGTGTAGGAGCATACCGTGATGACCAGGGCAAGCCATATGTCCTCAGCTGTGTTCGCAAG GCTGAAGCTCAGATTGCTGCAAAGAAGCTGGACAAAGAATACCTGGCTATTGGCGGTCTGGGGGACTTTACCAAGGCATGCGCCAAGCTGGCTTTGGGAGACGACAATGAGGTTATCAAGAGTGGCAGG AACATCACTGTCCAAACTATTTCTGGAACTGGGTCCTTGAGAATCGGAGCCAACTTCCTG TCCCGTTTCCATACAGGAGCCAGGGATGTGTATCTGCCCAAGCCCTCCTGGGGGAACCATACACCCATCTTCAGAGATGCTGGGATGCAACTGAAGGCATACACCTACTATGACCCAAAGACCTGTGGCTTTGACTTCCAGGGAGCTCTGAATGACATCTCT AAAATCCCTGAGAAGAGTGTCATCATGCTTCATGCCTGTGCCCACAACCCCACAGGAGTGGACCCTCGGCTAGAACAGTGGAAGGAGATTGCTGACCTGGTGAAG AAAAGGAACCTCCTGGTGTTCTTTGACATGGCCTACCAGGGCTTTGCCAGTGGTGATATTGACCGTGATGCCTGGGCTGTACGTTATTTTATTGAGCAAGGCCACAACATTGTGCTTTCTCAGTCGTTTGCTAAGAACATGGGTCTCTATG GTGAGCGTGTTGGGGGCTTCACTGTTGTGTGTAAGGATGCTGAGGAGGCCAAGCGTGTGGAGTCCCAGCTGAAGATCCTAATTCGGCCCATCTACTCCAACCCTCCCATGAATGGGGCACGCATCGCTGCCACCATCCTCAATACACCAGATCTGTACAAAGAGTG GCTGAGGGAGGTGCATGGCATGGCCAACCGCATCATCACAATGAGGGAACTGTTGGTGGCCAACCTGAAGAAGGAGGGCTCCACTCGGAACTGGAAGCACGTCGTCGACCAGATTGGCATGTTCTGCTTCACAGGGCTGAAGCCTGAACAG GTGGAGCGCCTTACGAAGGAGTTTTCCGTCTACATGACAAAGGATGGGCGTATCTCCATGGCTGGTGTCACCTCTGGCAACGTGGGTTATCTTGCACAAGGTATCCATGCAGTGACCAAGTGA